A window of the Cystobacter fuscus genome harbors these coding sequences:
- a CDS encoding fumarylacetoacetate hydrolase family protein: MKLASLNKGRDGRLVVVSKDLSRQTDASSAAPTLQAALDDWERHAPLLRSLSERLESGALEGEPFDPERCAAPLPRAYQWADGSAYVNHVELVRKARKAEMPESFWTDPLMYQGGSDGFLGPRQPIPLADEAWGCDMEGEVVVVTRDVPLGATREQALGAIVLVGLVNDVSLRNLIPGELAKGFGFFQSKPASAFSPVFVTPDELGTAWRDGKLHRRLEVFLDGQPFGRADAGVDMTFDFGTLIAHAARTRSLCAGTLIGSGTVSNRGPDGGPGTTVAEGGAGYSCIAELRTVETLRSGAPKTPFLKRGNRVRIEMRDEAGTIFGAIDQVVGD; the protein is encoded by the coding sequence ATGAAGCTCGCATCCCTGAACAAGGGGCGGGATGGCCGCCTCGTCGTCGTGTCCAAGGATCTCTCGCGGCAGACGGACGCGTCGTCCGCCGCTCCGACCCTGCAAGCCGCGCTCGACGATTGGGAACGCCATGCGCCGCTGCTGCGCTCGCTCTCGGAGCGGCTGGAGAGCGGTGCGCTCGAGGGCGAGCCCTTCGACCCCGAGCGGTGCGCGGCCCCCCTGCCTCGGGCCTACCAGTGGGCGGACGGCTCGGCCTACGTGAATCACGTCGAGCTGGTGCGCAAGGCGCGCAAGGCGGAGATGCCAGAGTCGTTCTGGACAGACCCGTTGATGTACCAGGGCGGCTCCGATGGCTTCCTCGGCCCACGCCAGCCCATCCCGCTCGCGGACGAGGCCTGGGGTTGCGACATGGAGGGCGAGGTCGTGGTGGTGACCCGCGACGTGCCCCTCGGTGCGACGCGCGAGCAGGCGCTCGGGGCGATCGTACTGGTCGGGCTCGTCAACGACGTGTCGCTGCGCAACCTGATTCCGGGTGAGCTGGCCAAGGGCTTCGGGTTCTTCCAGTCCAAGCCCGCGTCGGCGTTCTCGCCGGTGTTCGTCACCCCCGACGAGCTGGGCACCGCGTGGCGTGACGGCAAGCTGCACCGCCGCCTCGAGGTCTTCCTCGACGGCCAGCCTTTCGGGCGCGCGGACGCGGGTGTCGACATGACGTTCGACTTCGGCACGTTGATCGCCCACGCGGCCAGGACGCGCTCGCTGTGCGCGGGGACGCTCATCGGCTCGGGCACGGTGTCCAACCGTGGGCCCGACGGCGGGCCCGGAACGACCGTGGCGGAAGGCGGCGCGGGCTACTCGTGCATCGCGGAGCTGCGCACGGTCGAGACGCTCCGGAGCGGCGCTCCCAAGACACCGTTCCTGAAGCGTGGCAACCGGGTGCGAATCGAGATGCGGGATGAGGCTGGCACGATCTTCGGGGCCATCGACCAGGTGGTCGGAGACTGA
- a CDS encoding M14 family metallopeptidase, with product MSSPVTGVLAAAALALSPLVAQAAAPAEEPSRPSVLLARVSFKSRVDLDRLAETLDLSAAVDHEKKTVEAVLSPEEYDALVKEGRRVELLEEQTRLLNEPREGLRSLAGGIPGYSCYRTVDETYAAMAQLPLTYPNLASWNDIGDTWDKVTAGGKPGDDLRVLVLTNKARSGPKARFFLMGGIHAREYTTAELATRFAEQLVSRYGTDADVTWLLDYAELHVVVQSNPDGRRVAETGLSKRKNTNTTEGSCSTTTYGVDLNRNSSFDWGGSGASSSACNETYRGRSATSEPETKSLENYILSLFPDQRGPATTDPAPADTTGLMLSLHSYGGYVLYPWSAITAAAPNATQLRTLGRKFNYFNGYQACQVSTCLYSASGSTDAFAYGRLGVAAFTFEMGGAFFESCTTFENTIVPKNMPALYYAFKAARRPYQVAAGPDSINLALSASTVAQGTPVTLTARADDTRYGTNGGTEGSQAIAAARYSIDEPSWVSGTPTFALSAVDGGFNSTAESVQATVFTSGLAPGRHTLFVESQDTSGNWGVPTAIFLNVQ from the coding sequence ATGTCGTCGCCCGTCACTGGAGTTCTCGCAGCCGCAGCGCTCGCCCTCTCTCCCCTCGTTGCCCAGGCGGCAGCTCCCGCGGAGGAGCCGTCCCGCCCGTCCGTCCTCCTCGCCCGGGTGTCGTTCAAGTCCCGGGTGGATCTGGATCGGCTCGCCGAGACGCTGGATCTCAGCGCCGCGGTGGATCACGAGAAGAAGACCGTGGAGGCGGTGCTCTCGCCCGAGGAGTACGACGCGCTGGTGAAGGAAGGCCGTCGCGTGGAGCTCCTCGAGGAACAGACGCGGCTCCTGAACGAGCCACGCGAGGGGCTGAGGTCCCTGGCCGGCGGTATTCCTGGCTACTCGTGCTACCGCACGGTGGACGAGACCTACGCCGCCATGGCGCAGTTGCCCCTCACCTACCCGAACCTCGCCTCGTGGAATGACATCGGCGACACCTGGGACAAGGTGACGGCGGGGGGCAAGCCGGGAGATGACCTGCGGGTGCTGGTGCTGACGAACAAGGCGCGCTCGGGCCCCAAGGCGCGGTTCTTCCTGATGGGCGGCATCCACGCCCGCGAGTACACGACGGCGGAGCTGGCCACGCGCTTCGCCGAGCAACTCGTGAGCCGCTACGGCACGGACGCGGATGTCACCTGGCTGCTCGACTACGCCGAGCTACACGTGGTGGTGCAGTCCAACCCGGATGGTCGCCGCGTGGCGGAGACGGGCTTGTCCAAGCGGAAGAACACCAACACCACCGAGGGCTCCTGCTCCACGACGACCTACGGAGTGGATCTCAACCGCAACAGCAGCTTCGACTGGGGTGGCTCGGGCGCGAGCAGCAGCGCGTGCAATGAAACCTACCGGGGTCGCTCGGCGACGTCCGAGCCGGAGACGAAGTCGCTGGAGAACTACATCCTCTCCCTCTTCCCGGATCAGCGTGGGCCCGCCACCACGGATCCCGCCCCCGCGGACACCACGGGCCTGATGCTCAGCCTCCACAGCTACGGCGGCTACGTGCTCTATCCATGGTCGGCCATCACCGCGGCGGCGCCGAACGCGACCCAGCTGCGCACCCTGGGGCGCAAGTTCAACTACTTCAATGGCTATCAGGCGTGCCAGGTGAGCACGTGTCTGTACTCGGCCTCGGGCTCCACGGACGCCTTCGCCTATGGGCGGCTCGGTGTCGCGGCGTTCACCTTCGAAATGGGAGGGGCCTTCTTCGAGAGCTGCACCACCTTCGAGAACACCATCGTCCCCAAGAACATGCCGGCCCTCTACTACGCCTTCAAGGCGGCGCGGCGGCCGTACCAGGTGGCGGCGGGCCCGGACTCCATCAACCTCGCGCTGTCGGCGAGCACCGTGGCCCAGGGAACCCCGGTGACGCTCACGGCTCGGGCGGATGACACCCGCTATGGCACCAACGGGGGCACGGAAGGCTCGCAGGCCATCGCCGCCGCGCGCTACTCCATCGATGAGCCGTCGTGGGTGTCGGGGACGCCCACGTTCGCGCTGAGCGCGGTGGACGGCGGCTTCAACAGCACGGCCGAGTCGGTGCAGGCCACGGTCTTCACCTCCGGCCTGGCGCCCGGCCGGCACACGCTCTTCGTGGAGAGCCAGGACACCAGCGGAAACTGGGGCGTGCCCACCGCCATCTTCCTGAACGTGCAGTAG
- a CDS encoding class I SAM-dependent methyltransferase: MSQNVYDDPVFFEGYSQLARSLKGLAGAPEWPALRALLPDVKDLRVVDLGCGFGWFCRWARENGAAHVLGLDLSAKMLARAKAETSDGAITYQRTDLEQLALEEGSFDLAFSSLALHYVEDLGRLLATVHRGLAPGGWFVFSIEHPIFMASRRPEWMTDPEGRRTWPVDSYQLEGKRTTHWLADGVVKHHRTLGTTLNALLRQGFTPRHVEEWGPTDAQLAAHPELVEERDRPMFLLISAQR, encoded by the coding sequence ATGAGCCAGAACGTCTACGACGATCCGGTCTTCTTCGAGGGGTACAGCCAGCTCGCACGCTCCTTGAAGGGCCTCGCTGGAGCGCCGGAATGGCCGGCGCTCCGTGCGCTCCTCCCCGACGTCAAGGACCTTCGGGTCGTCGACCTCGGGTGCGGGTTCGGCTGGTTCTGCCGCTGGGCAAGGGAGAACGGAGCCGCTCACGTGCTCGGACTGGATCTGTCCGCGAAGATGCTCGCTCGCGCGAAGGCCGAAACCTCGGATGGGGCGATCACCTATCAACGGACCGACCTGGAGCAACTGGCGCTCGAGGAAGGATCCTTTGACCTCGCCTTCAGCTCGCTCGCTCTCCACTACGTCGAGGATCTGGGACGGCTCCTCGCGACGGTTCACCGAGGGCTGGCACCCGGCGGATGGTTTGTCTTCTCCATCGAGCATCCCATCTTCATGGCTTCGCGCCGGCCAGAATGGATGACCGACCCGGAGGGGCGCAGAACGTGGCCGGTCGACAGCTATCAGTTGGAGGGGAAGCGCACGACGCACTGGCTGGCGGACGGGGTGGTCAAGCACCACCGGACGCTCGGGACCACGCTGAACGCGCTCCTGAGACAGGGCTTCACCCCGCGGCACGTCGAGGAGTGGGGGCCGACCGACGCGCAGCTCGCGGCGCACCCCGAACTGGTCGAGGAGCGAGACCGTCCCATGTTCCTGCTGATCTCCGCGCAGCGATAG
- a CDS encoding 2-aminoethylphosphonate--pyruvate transaminase, with product MLLLIPGPVQTDPRVRAAMAADIAPWDTDFRTEYAAIRAKVLELAGGLPGEHATLPLQGSGHFIVEAALRTFIPAGGRFLLPMNGTYAERIHRLASEAGRVPVTIELPDTRPVTAAELDAAFAAHPEVTHLCAVVSETGSGIINDPEVLGAAARRAGKRVILDAVSAFGAWPFRLADHPEVDALVFTPNKCLEGMPGVGFAVCPVERTRARHGQAGSWSLDLADVLLKAELTGSGTPRFTPAAQVLRAFGVALHLYEEEGGQPARLARYLENMRILREGMEALGLRPYLAAEHQGPIIGTFHQPGGGFELQRFVDALKRRGVLISNFYNTTEPTFRIGCIGTVAPDDMRHAVRVIGDVLRELNALPPELESQLMARPGLPPGDIL from the coding sequence ATGCTCCTGCTCATTCCTGGCCCCGTTCAAACCGATCCACGCGTGCGCGCCGCGATGGCCGCCGACATCGCCCCCTGGGACACGGATTTTCGTACTGAATACGCCGCCATCCGCGCCAAGGTGCTCGAGCTCGCGGGGGGCCTCCCGGGCGAGCACGCCACCCTGCCGCTCCAGGGCTCGGGCCATTTCATCGTGGAAGCCGCGCTCCGCACCTTCATCCCCGCGGGTGGGCGCTTCCTGCTGCCCATGAATGGAACCTACGCCGAGCGCATCCACCGCCTCGCCAGCGAGGCCGGGCGCGTGCCCGTGACGATCGAGCTGCCGGACACCCGCCCGGTCACCGCGGCCGAGCTGGACGCGGCCTTCGCCGCTCATCCCGAGGTGACGCACCTGTGCGCCGTGGTCAGCGAGACCGGCAGCGGCATCATCAACGACCCGGAGGTGCTGGGCGCCGCTGCCCGCAGGGCCGGCAAGCGGGTGATCCTCGACGCCGTCAGCGCCTTTGGAGCATGGCCCTTCCGCCTCGCCGATCACCCCGAGGTCGATGCCCTCGTCTTCACGCCCAACAAGTGCCTGGAAGGAATGCCGGGCGTCGGCTTCGCGGTCTGCCCCGTCGAACGCACCCGCGCTCGCCATGGGCAAGCGGGTAGCTGGAGCCTCGACCTCGCGGACGTGCTGCTGAAGGCCGAGCTTACGGGTTCCGGTACCCCGCGCTTCACGCCGGCGGCGCAGGTCCTGCGGGCCTTCGGCGTGGCTCTGCACCTCTATGAGGAAGAGGGAGGCCAGCCCGCGCGCCTCGCCCGCTACCTCGAGAACATGCGCATCCTGCGCGAGGGCATGGAGGCGCTGGGTCTGCGTCCCTACCTGGCGGCGGAGCACCAGGGCCCCATCATCGGCACCTTCCACCAGCCTGGCGGTGGTTTCGAGCTTCAACGCTTCGTGGACGCGCTGAAGCGTCGCGGCGTGCTGATCTCGAACTTCTACAACACGACGGAGCCCACCTTCCGCATTGGCTGCATCGGTACCGTGGCGCCCGACGACATGCGCCACGCCGTGAGAGTCATCGGCGACGTGCTCCGGGAGCTGAACGCCCTACCGCCCGAGCTGGAATCCCAACTCATGGCGCGTCCCGGGTTGCCTCCAGGGGACATCTTGTAG
- a CDS encoding LysR family transcriptional regulator: MDIRRADLPLLISLDVLLEELNVTRAARRLNVSQPALSAQLGRLRELFKDPLLVPSEAGRGMTPTPRALELQPALHQALLDLQSAVVSRVEFNPQEAQRHFTIALNDNIFTTIGLAVARDVLGLGGPGIRLSFVAPVEENLTYRMERGEIDLYVGLSTKIPDALKSRRLLTDGFCFAQRKAHPRGEKAPTLEDYCQLSHVMVSQGGGFHSAVDDALARHGKARRVAITVPNYNQVALVLADTDCVATLPSKLLQRYASGLDLLPLPFAMQPFDLAMGWHARAQHDPAHQWLRERFVRAATHRV; the protein is encoded by the coding sequence ATGGATATCCGGCGGGCGGACCTGCCCTTGCTCATTTCCCTGGACGTGTTGCTCGAGGAGCTGAATGTGACACGTGCGGCGCGCCGGTTGAACGTGAGCCAGCCGGCGCTCTCCGCCCAGCTCGGCCGCTTGCGTGAGCTGTTCAAGGATCCCCTGCTCGTTCCTTCGGAGGCGGGTCGAGGAATGACCCCCACACCGCGGGCGCTCGAGTTGCAGCCGGCCTTGCACCAGGCGCTGCTCGATCTGCAAAGCGCCGTCGTGAGCCGCGTGGAGTTCAACCCCCAGGAGGCGCAGCGCCATTTCACGATCGCGCTCAACGACAACATCTTCACGACCATCGGTCTCGCCGTGGCCCGGGATGTCCTTGGTCTTGGTGGACCCGGTATCCGTCTCAGCTTCGTCGCGCCGGTCGAGGAGAATCTGACCTACCGGATGGAACGTGGAGAGATCGACCTCTACGTCGGGCTTTCAACCAAGATTCCCGATGCGCTCAAGAGCCGCCGCCTGCTCACCGACGGGTTCTGCTTCGCCCAGCGCAAGGCGCACCCCAGAGGCGAGAAGGCTCCCACGCTCGAGGATTACTGCCAGCTCAGTCATGTCATGGTTTCCCAGGGGGGTGGTTTTCATAGCGCGGTCGACGACGCCCTCGCGCGGCATGGCAAGGCGCGCCGTGTCGCCATCACCGTCCCGAACTACAACCAGGTCGCCCTCGTCCTCGCTGATACGGACTGTGTCGCCACGCTCCCCAGCAAGCTCCTCCAACGCTACGCGTCGGGTCTCGACCTCCTGCCACTGCCGTTCGCCATGCAGCCATTCGATCTCGCGATGGGTTGGCATGCCCGTGCACAGCACGATCCCGCGCATCAGTGGCTGAGGGAGCGCTTCGTTCGTGCGGCCACCCACCGGGTGTAG
- a CDS encoding MBL fold metallo-hydrolase, whose protein sequence is MRFHRFLLDGVVAAAALFSSAMPLTTEAAPPAADTSVAQARAQVPGVYRYRVGDFQVTALSDGTVPQDLHALLRGASPAEVDKMLHHAFLSNPVEASITAFLIDTGNRLILVDTGAGGLFGPGSGGKLLGSLKLAGYEPEQINDILLTHIHTDHSGGLVSEGNRVFPNATLHVGKPDLDFFLNPANQGGTHGYDKKYFEEAVKTVGPYMQAGKVQGFTRETQLFPGIKAIPTPGHTPGHGFYQVESRGESITFIGDIVHVASVQFPNTAITIVYDVNPKDAAAQREKQFAVAASTRALIAAPHLPYPGIGHIRAEEHGYTFVPVDYRDRHQP, encoded by the coding sequence ATGCGTTTCCATCGATTTCTTCTCGACGGCGTGGTCGCGGCAGCGGCCCTGTTCTCCAGCGCCATGCCACTCACCACCGAGGCGGCACCGCCGGCAGCCGACACCAGCGTTGCCCAGGCGCGAGCACAGGTACCGGGTGTCTACCGCTACCGCGTCGGTGACTTCCAGGTGACCGCGCTGTCCGACGGCACCGTGCCGCAGGACCTGCACGCGCTCCTCAGGGGGGCATCACCCGCGGAGGTCGACAAGATGCTCCACCATGCCTTCCTGAGCAATCCTGTCGAGGCGTCCATCACGGCCTTCCTGATCGATACGGGAAACCGGCTGATCCTGGTCGATACCGGCGCCGGCGGCTTGTTCGGACCGGGCAGTGGCGGCAAGCTCCTCGGCAGCCTCAAGTTGGCGGGCTACGAGCCAGAGCAGATCAACGACATCCTGCTGACGCACATCCACACGGACCACAGTGGCGGCCTCGTCAGCGAGGGCAACCGGGTGTTTCCCAACGCCACGCTGCACGTCGGCAAGCCGGACCTGGACTTCTTCCTCAATCCCGCGAACCAGGGCGGCACCCATGGCTACGACAAGAAGTACTTCGAGGAGGCAGTCAAGACGGTCGGGCCGTACATGCAGGCCGGGAAGGTTCAGGGGTTCACCCGCGAAACCCAGCTCTTCCCTGGCATCAAGGCCATCCCCACGCCCGGCCATACCCCCGGGCACGGTTTCTACCAGGTGGAGAGCCGGGGCGAATCCATCACGTTCATTGGCGACATCGTCCACGTGGCCTCCGTGCAGTTCCCGAACACGGCGATCACGATTGTCTACGACGTCAACCCCAAGGATGCCGCGGCTCAGCGTGAGAAGCAGTTCGCCGTGGCGGCGAGCACTCGCGCCCTGATCGCGGCGCCGCACCTGCCCTATCCGGGGATTGGCCACATCCGCGCGGAGGAGCATGGCTACACGTTCGTCCCGGTGGACTACCGCGATCGCCATCAACCCTGA
- a CDS encoding YybH family protein, with amino-acid sequence MNVDTLGVEEQAILRAIEDYAKGFIQKDMGLLLGLWDTRSPVSYVAVELDQPILGISNLQGYYQGFLNSPFTVHGGNVTDLRVFLNGDTAYAFCHYNWVYMTGPGGSTLEQPTRATFVLVKRDGRWLYQHFHESILVPAGSTVSK; translated from the coding sequence ATGAACGTGGACACTCTGGGGGTCGAGGAGCAGGCCATCCTCCGGGCGATCGAGGACTATGCGAAGGGATTCATCCAAAAAGACATGGGGCTGCTGCTGGGCCTCTGGGACACGCGCAGCCCGGTGTCATACGTCGCGGTGGAACTGGATCAGCCCATTCTCGGGATCTCGAACCTGCAAGGCTACTACCAGGGTTTCCTGAACAGCCCCTTCACCGTTCACGGCGGAAACGTCACGGATCTGCGAGTCTTCTTGAATGGCGACACGGCGTATGCGTTCTGTCATTACAATTGGGTCTATATGACTGGACCGGGGGGCTCCACGCTGGAGCAGCCCACTCGCGCCACCTTCGTCCTGGTCAAGCGGGACGGGCGCTGGCTCTATCAACACTTCCACGAGTCCATCCTGGTCCCCGCCGGGTCCACCGTGTCGAAGTAG
- a CDS encoding YybH family protein: MRTIPFVSVLVLVMGFQGSSKASDSCCDTSSPAVTAEMGGVEERAILRAVEGYAEGFIREDMRLLLNLWDHRAPEGVSYVAAELDQPLSGAEELRAYYQSFLNTLIVYSGEVTNLRIFLKGDMAYVFCQFNWVYRVRAGGQVLEQPTRATFVLRKRGGRWLYHHFHESISFHYEAPAAPSLMGTVIQ; encoded by the coding sequence ATGCGGACCATTCCATTTGTTTCCGTTCTCGTTCTCGTGATGGGTTTCCAGGGTTCCAGCAAGGCGTCGGACTCCTGCTGTGACACGTCGTCACCCGCGGTGACAGCGGAGATGGGGGGGGTCGAGGAGCGGGCCATCCTCCGGGCTGTCGAGGGCTACGCGGAAGGCTTCATCCGAGAGGACATGCGGCTGTTGCTCAACCTCTGGGATCACAGGGCCCCGGAGGGAGTGTCGTATGTCGCCGCGGAGTTGGATCAGCCCCTCTCCGGGGCGGAGGAATTGCGCGCTTACTATCAGAGTTTCCTGAACACCCTCATCGTCTACAGCGGAGAGGTCACGAATCTACGGATCTTCCTCAAGGGTGACATGGCGTATGTCTTCTGCCAGTTCAACTGGGTCTACCGCGTCAGGGCGGGAGGGCAGGTGCTGGAGCAGCCCACTCGCGCCACCTTCGTACTCCGCAAGCGTGGCGGGCGATGGCTCTATCATCACTTCCATGAGTCCATCTCGTTCCATTACGAAGCCCCTGCTGCTCCGAGCCTGATGGGAACGGTCATCCAGTAG
- a CDS encoding GMC family oxidoreductase — MSRNKTRSTSDMKDLLQVAAEGRYSRRELLRLLGLSTAALGMPTLIGCSDSRDYDYIIIGAGSAGCTLAARLLADSDARVLLIEAGGTHDRPEIRDFTQSYKLTQPGAETDWAYKSEPQASLNGRPQSYSCGRVSGGSSSINGMVWVRGNRADYDGWAAAGCRGWDFASVLPSFQALTGPIRPSNELTARNALSQAIVQAAVGLGHPFNEDYNGDDQLGVTYSQLNVVDGIRQDAFSTFVSQYLANPRLTLMLNARVKRLSFDSAKKLERVILDGDSGELSVEARREVIVCAGTIQTPHLLMLSGIGDPVDLEPHGIPVVAKVAGVGKNLHDHLVSVAVRKLRRPEPDTHLTTMDVNIFTGQGPRPGSPKFQVQTYYMRYGWGSYPSEALAFGLINLHPTSRGTVKLRSANHQDAPVIDPNFLGTQEDVSNQLEGYKLVRQLLGAPGLRDWVEDVEHTPGPEVVTDEQWVEALRRNSESDFHSVGTCKMGTDELSVVDPELRVRGVKGLRLASAAIMPFVTSGNTNAPAMMIGDRCGRLILGAS, encoded by the coding sequence ATGAGCAGGAACAAGACACGCTCCACCTCCGACATGAAGGACCTCCTCCAGGTGGCGGCCGAGGGCAGGTACTCCCGCCGTGAGTTGCTGAGGCTGCTCGGTCTCTCGACCGCCGCGCTCGGGATGCCGACCCTCATCGGGTGCTCGGACTCGCGGGACTACGACTACATCATCATCGGCGCGGGCTCCGCGGGTTGCACGCTGGCCGCCAGGCTTCTGGCGGACTCGGACGCCCGCGTCCTCCTCATCGAGGCGGGAGGCACTCATGATCGTCCGGAGATCAGGGACTTCACCCAGTCCTACAAGTTGACCCAGCCGGGCGCCGAGACCGACTGGGCCTACAAGTCCGAGCCCCAGGCCTCGTTGAACGGCAGGCCCCAGTCCTACTCCTGTGGCAGGGTGAGTGGTGGCAGCAGCTCCATCAACGGCATGGTCTGGGTGCGCGGCAACCGGGCCGACTACGATGGCTGGGCCGCGGCCGGGTGCCGTGGCTGGGACTTCGCGAGTGTCCTTCCTTCCTTCCAGGCCCTGACTGGTCCCATCCGCCCCTCCAACGAGCTCACCGCGCGCAACGCGCTGTCCCAGGCCATCGTCCAGGCCGCGGTGGGTCTCGGCCATCCCTTCAACGAGGACTACAACGGCGACGACCAATTGGGTGTCACCTATAGCCAGCTCAACGTGGTGGACGGCATCCGCCAGGACGCCTTCTCCACCTTCGTGTCTCAATACCTGGCCAATCCCCGACTCACGCTGATGCTGAATGCCCGGGTGAAGCGACTCTCCTTCGACAGCGCGAAGAAGCTCGAGCGCGTCATCCTGGATGGCGACAGCGGCGAGCTCTCCGTGGAGGCGCGGCGCGAGGTCATCGTCTGCGCGGGCACCATCCAGACGCCCCACCTGCTGATGCTCTCGGGCATTGGCGACCCGGTGGACCTCGAGCCCCATGGCATCCCCGTGGTGGCGAAGGTCGCGGGGGTGGGGAAGAACCTGCATGACCATCTCGTCTCGGTGGCGGTGAGGAAGCTCCGGCGGCCCGAGCCCGATACCCATCTCACCACCATGGACGTGAACATCTTCACGGGCCAGGGTCCTCGCCCAGGGTCTCCGAAGTTCCAGGTCCAGACGTACTACATGCGCTACGGCTGGGGATCCTATCCCTCCGAGGCACTGGCCTTCGGTCTCATCAACCTGCACCCCACGAGCCGTGGCACCGTGAAGCTGCGCTCGGCCAACCACCAGGACGCTCCCGTCATCGATCCGAACTTCCTGGGCACGCAGGAGGACGTCTCCAACCAGCTCGAGGGTTACAAGCTCGTCCGCCAGTTGCTCGGCGCGCCGGGCCTGCGCGACTGGGTCGAGGACGTGGAGCACACCCCCGGTCCGGAGGTCGTTACCGACGAGCAGTGGGTGGAAGCGCTTCGGCGGAACTCCGAGTCCGATTTCCACTCGGTGGGTACGTGCAAGATGGGCACGGATGAGCTGTCGGTGGTGGACCCGGAACTGCGCGTGCGTGGCGTCAAGGGATTGCGGCTGGCGAGCGCCGCCATCATGCCCTTCGTCACCTCGGGCAACACCAATGCCCCCGCGATGATGATCGGCGACCGTTGCGGCCGGCTCATCCTCGGGGCGTCCTGA
- a CDS encoding FAD-dependent monooxygenase, producing MPSRGVVIIGGGIGGLCAAIALRQAGLEVAVYERAEAYRPLGAGLSLWPNAMRAFEALGLAREVAGVGASWRETVIHRWDGKVLSRLSLEALCREMGQPTVGLPRAELQQVLLRALGPDVVQLGAACTDFHVEDEGVRVTFADGQQVRGDCLIGADGLRSVVRQRLLPEVRPRYGGRTSWRGVVNVASEVIPEGGQFEFYGPGARFGITHIGRGPGGMWRMYWFLLVPAPEGGRDAEGGHQEAVLSHVRGWCEPVESLVRATPESHIVRTDIHDLEPLPRWGEGPVTLLGDSAHAMVTDLAQGACQAVEDALVLAKLLREDSDRVRALRTYEARRRPRTAYVSELSRRAGAIRYLRNPVARWGRDLLMRTLPSSVALDQLRRVVGYDFLVP from the coding sequence ATGCCTTCACGCGGAGTCGTCATCATCGGTGGGGGTATTGGTGGGCTGTGTGCCGCCATCGCGCTCCGGCAAGCCGGCCTCGAGGTCGCGGTGTACGAGCGGGCCGAGGCCTATCGGCCGCTCGGTGCCGGGCTGTCGCTCTGGCCGAACGCCATGAGGGCATTCGAGGCGCTGGGCCTGGCTCGGGAGGTGGCCGGCGTGGGGGCCTCGTGGCGTGAGACGGTGATACACCGGTGGGATGGCAAGGTCCTCTCCCGCCTGTCGCTGGAGGCGCTGTGCCGGGAGATGGGGCAGCCAACGGTGGGGTTGCCCCGCGCGGAGCTCCAGCAGGTGCTGCTACGGGCGCTCGGGCCGGACGTGGTTCAGCTGGGCGCCGCCTGTACGGACTTTCACGTCGAGGATGAGGGGGTACGAGTCACCTTCGCCGATGGTCAGCAGGTGAGGGGTGACTGTCTCATCGGCGCGGACGGACTGCGCTCGGTTGTCCGCCAGCGGCTGCTTCCAGAGGTGAGGCCGCGGTACGGCGGCCGGACCTCCTGGCGCGGGGTCGTGAATGTCGCATCCGAGGTGATTCCCGAGGGGGGCCAATTCGAGTTCTACGGTCCGGGAGCCCGCTTCGGCATCACCCACATCGGTCGGGGACCGGGGGGGATGTGGCGGATGTATTGGTTCCTGCTGGTCCCTGCGCCCGAGGGCGGGCGAGACGCGGAGGGAGGCCACCAGGAGGCGGTGCTGAGTCATGTCCGGGGCTGGTGCGAGCCCGTCGAGTCCCTGGTGCGTGCCACGCCGGAGTCCCACATCGTTCGCACGGACATCCACGACCTGGAGCCGCTGCCGCGCTGGGGAGAGGGCCCGGTCACGTTGCTGGGCGACTCGGCGCACGCGATGGTGACCGACCTCGCGCAGGGTGCATGTCAGGCCGTCGAGGATGCCCTGGTGCTGGCGAAGCTGCTGCGCGAGGACTCCGACCGGGTCCGGGCGCTGCGGACCTACGAGGCGAGACGCCGGCCTCGCACGGCGTACGTCTCCGAGCTGAGTCGGCGGGCAGGCGCCATCCGGTACCTCCGCAACCCGGTGGCGCGGTGGGGGCGGGATCTGCTGATGCGGACCCTTCCGTCCTCCGTGGCGCTCGACCAGCTTCGCCGTGTGGTGGGCTACGATTTCCTGGTGCCGTGA